From a single bacterium genomic region:
- the menB gene encoding 1,4-dihydroxy-2-naphthoyl-CoA synthase: MAIEWQTVCEYTDILYERAEGIARVTINRPEVRNAFRPETVAEMMDAFARAREDGSVGVVLLTGAGTEAFCSGGDQRIRGSAGYVGGDGVPRLNVLDLQRMIRTLPKPVIAAVAGYAIGGGHVLHLVCDLTIAADNAVFGQTGPRVGSFDGGYGAGYLARVVGHKKAREIWYLCRRYSAQDALAMGLVNTVVPLDQLEAEAVRWAKEILEKSPMAIRVLKAAFNADTDGLAGLQQLAGDATLLYYLSEEAQEGRNAYLEKRRPKFSEFPRYP; this comes from the coding sequence ATGGCGATCGAATGGCAGACTGTGTGTGAGTATACGGACATCCTCTATGAGCGCGCGGAGGGCATCGCGAGGGTCACCATCAATCGGCCGGAAGTCCGCAACGCGTTCCGTCCCGAAACCGTCGCCGAGATGATGGACGCGTTCGCGCGCGCGCGCGAGGACGGGTCGGTGGGCGTCGTCCTGCTGACCGGCGCGGGCACGGAGGCATTCTGCTCCGGCGGCGATCAACGGATCCGCGGCAGCGCCGGGTACGTCGGGGGGGACGGGGTCCCGCGCCTCAACGTGCTGGATCTCCAGCGCATGATCCGCACGCTGCCGAAGCCCGTGATCGCCGCCGTCGCCGGGTACGCGATCGGCGGGGGGCACGTGCTGCACCTGGTCTGCGATCTCACGATCGCGGCCGACAACGCCGTCTTCGGGCAGACCGGCCCGCGCGTCGGCAGCTTCGACGGGGGCTACGGGGCAGGGTACCTCGCGCGGGTCGTCGGACACAAGAAGGCGCGCGAGATCTGGTACCTCTGCCGGCGCTACTCCGCGCAGGACGCCCTGGCAATGGGCCTCGTCAACACGGTCGTCCCGCTGGACCAACTCGAGGCCGAGGCAGTCCGCTGGGCGAAGGAAATCCTCGAAAAGAGCCCGATGGCGATCCGCGTGTTGAAGGCCGCCTTCAACGCGGATACCGACGGACTGGCCGGCCTCCAGCAACTCGCGGGCGACGCGACGCTGCTCTACTACCTGTCGGAGGAGGCGCAGGAGGGCCGCAACGCCTACCTCGAGAAGCGCCGGCCGAAATTCTCCGAATTTCCCCGCTATCCGTAG
- the menE gene encoding o-succinylbenzoate--CoA ligase: MRPAATMPEWLACQARAVPGRLALVAGDVRWTFADLDRQARRTARRLASLGVRDGDRVALLLRNSAAYVALTHALARLGAVAVPLNVRLAVPELRWQLADASPRTLVSDAAAAARALEAAEGLPRLEHVAVVHELDALPEADVPLREHVDLASVQGIVYTSATSGRPKGVLLSFGNHWWSALGSALRLGLDGDDRWLAPLPLWHVGGLAIVWRSAIYGITMVLHDAFDPAAVNRDIDGGAVTVASMVGTMLERVLASRHGRPFPPSLRCVLLGGGPAPAGLLDACRRLKVPVAGTYGLTEAASQVATLPPDETLSKPGSAGHPLLPTRIRIDADGRAAAAHEIGEILVAGPTVMLGYAGRPDETARALHGGWLNTGDLGYLDADGCLYVVDRRDDLIVTGGENVYPAEVEAVLREHPAVADAGVIGIPDATWGQAVGAAVTLRPGAAAMAEELRTFCAARLARYKLPRSVWFVEVLPRSSGGKLLRRAIREWAAAQPTPGPGAMPDR; encoded by the coding sequence ATGCGGCCGGCCGCCACGATGCCGGAGTGGCTCGCCTGCCAGGCGCGGGCCGTCCCCGGCCGGCTCGCCCTGGTCGCCGGCGACGTGCGCTGGACCTTTGCCGACCTGGATCGGCAGGCGCGCCGCACGGCGCGGCGGCTTGCATCCCTGGGGGTGCGCGACGGGGATCGCGTGGCGCTCCTGCTCAGGAACAGCGCGGCGTACGTCGCCCTGACGCACGCGCTCGCACGGCTCGGCGCCGTCGCCGTCCCGCTCAATGTCCGGCTGGCTGTTCCCGAGCTCCGCTGGCAGCTGGCCGACGCATCGCCCCGCACGCTCGTGAGCGATGCGGCGGCGGCGGCGCGGGCGCTCGAAGCGGCCGAGGGGCTGCCCCGGTTGGAGCACGTGGCCGTCGTGCACGAGCTGGACGCGCTGCCCGAGGCGGACGTGCCGCTTCGTGAGCACGTCGATCTCGCATCCGTGCAGGGCATCGTCTACACGTCGGCCACGTCCGGACGGCCCAAGGGGGTGCTCCTCAGCTTCGGCAACCATTGGTGGAGTGCGCTGGGATCGGCCCTGCGGCTGGGCCTCGACGGCGACGACCGGTGGCTGGCGCCGCTGCCCCTCTGGCACGTCGGCGGCCTGGCGATTGTGTGGCGCAGCGCGATCTACGGCATCACGATGGTGCTGCACGACGCGTTCGATCCCGCGGCGGTCAATCGTGACATCGACGGCGGCGCGGTGACGGTGGCGTCGATGGTCGGGACGATGCTCGAGCGCGTGCTCGCCTCACGCCACGGGCGGCCGTTTCCGCCGTCGCTCCGCTGCGTGCTCCTCGGCGGGGGACCGGCGCCCGCCGGACTCCTCGACGCCTGCAGGCGCCTCAAGGTGCCGGTGGCCGGGACCTACGGGCTCACCGAAGCGGCCTCGCAGGTCGCCACACTCCCGCCGGACGAGACCCTGTCGAAGCCGGGATCGGCGGGCCACCCGCTGCTCCCCACCCGGATCCGGATCGACGCCGACGGCCGCGCCGCTGCGGCGCACGAGATCGGCGAGATCCTGGTCGCCGGCCCGACGGTGATGCTGGGATACGCCGGACGCCCCGATGAGACCGCCCGGGCGCTGCACGGAGGATGGCTCAACACGGGCGATCTGGGCTACCTCGACGCCGACGGATGCCTCTACGTCGTCGATCGGCGTGACGACCTGATCGTGACGGGCGGCGAGAACGTCTACCCCGCCGAGGTGGAAGCGGTCCTGCGGGAGCATCCCGCGGTGGCGGACGCCGGCGTGATCGGCATCCCGGACGCCACGTGGGGACAGGCGGTCGGCGCCGCCGTCACCCTGCGTCCCGGCGCGGCGGCGATGGCCGAAGAGCTGCGGACGTTTTGTGCCGCGCGGCTGGCCCGATACAAGCTGCCCCGGTCGGTCTGGTTCGTCGAAGTCCTGCCGCGGTCGAGCGGCGGCAAATTACTGCGGCGCGCGATCCGTGAGTGGGCCGCCGCGCAGCCGACCCCTGGGCCGGGCGCCATGCCGGACCGATGA
- the menH gene encoding 2-succinyl-6-hydroxy-2,4-cyclohexadiene-1-carboxylate synthase, which translates to MHLAVNGVTLHVETAGRGPALVLLHGFTGGIDGWAPHLPALSTRYFTVAIEMLGHGGSDAPADPDRYRIEHATDDVLAVLDRLGLPRAAVLGYSMGGRVALFLATVAAERLTALVLESASPGIMDPGERAARTEQDAALAEAIERDGVAAFVDRWERLPLFAAQAGLPAGARAALRAQRLAHPARGLANSLRGLGQGAQPSLWARLPTLAPPALVLAGALDTRYAALGREMRRRMPNARLVVVPGAGHTVHLEQPEAFRQAVLEFLATVDDPHTGQPVR; encoded by the coding sequence ATGCATCTGGCCGTCAACGGCGTGACGCTCCACGTCGAGACCGCCGGCCGGGGACCGGCGCTCGTCCTGCTGCACGGGTTCACCGGAGGCATCGACGGGTGGGCGCCGCACCTGCCGGCGCTATCGACCCGGTATTTCACCGTCGCGATCGAGATGCTCGGCCACGGCGGATCGGACGCACCGGCCGATCCGGATCGGTATCGCATCGAGCACGCGACCGACGACGTCCTGGCCGTCCTCGACCGGCTCGGCCTGCCGAGGGCGGCGGTGCTGGGATATTCGATGGGTGGCCGCGTGGCACTCTTCCTGGCCACCGTAGCCGCCGAGCGGCTCACGGCCCTGGTCCTGGAGTCCGCATCCCCCGGAATCATGGACCCGGGCGAGCGCGCGGCACGGACCGAGCAGGATGCCGCGCTGGCCGAGGCGATCGAGCGGGACGGCGTCGCCGCCTTCGTCGACCGCTGGGAACGCCTGCCCCTCTTCGCCGCCCAGGCCGGGCTGCCGGCCGGGGCGCGGGCCGCCCTTCGGGCGCAGCGCCTGGCGCATCCGGCGCGCGGCCTGGCCAACAGCCTGCGGGGATTGGGGCAGGGTGCGCAGCCGTCCCTCTGGGCGCGCCTTCCGACGCTCGCGCCGCCGGCCTTGGTGCTCGCCGGCGCGCTGGACACACGCTACGCAGCGCTGGGGCGGGAGATGCGCCGGAGGATGCCCAACGCGCGGCTCGTCGTCGTCCCGGGGGCGGGGCATACCGTGCATCTCGAGCAGCCCGAGGCATTTCGGCAGGCCGTCCTCGAGTTTCTGGCGACCGTGGACGATCCGCACACCGGCCAGCCTGTGAGGTGA
- the menD gene encoding 2-succinyl-5-enolpyruvyl-6-hydroxy-3-cyclohexene-1-carboxylic-acid synthase produces MPSSPPENATYACVGALIDELVRSGVTSLCLAPGSRSAPLAISGARHAGMRVWTFIDERSMGFFALGMARMSRRPVAVVTTSGTAAANLFPAVVEARYGRVPLVLLTADRPRELRDAAAPQTIDQLRLYGSHVKWFVDVASPEATDARLRYYRATACRAAATAMEAPAGPVHVNVPLREPLVPVVDPAMPPADARASDAWEGRPGRLPYAAAGPRPADPGAVESLGASLSRVTRGVILAGPQYDPDLPAAVSRLAAATGFPVLADPLSQVRSGRHDRRLVIDGYDALLRVDEAVDALAPEVIIRLGGVPASKPLLRYVERYARARQILVDCDGWIDPAYVTSDTVRADPRPWCDAVAGQLGTARGREGSSWARRWMRLAETSRAAIRRRLDEMDEPFEGKAFAELSELLPDGTTLYVGNSMPVRDLDTFFAGASRAIRVLGNRGASGIDGLVSSALGAAAASARVDPAVPPGRVVLALGDLSFYHDQNGLLAARAHRLDATVVLLNNDGGGIFSFLPPAAYPDYFEALFGTPTALEFRTAAQLYEAAFLRAETWPAFRDGIRAAQDRPGVSIVELCTARDRNVSLHEDVFAAVRTAVRTDLPRVLAGEAS; encoded by the coding sequence GTGCCGTCTTCGCCGCCCGAGAACGCCACCTACGCGTGCGTCGGCGCGCTGATCGACGAATTGGTACGGAGCGGTGTCACGTCGCTCTGCCTCGCTCCCGGCTCGCGCTCGGCGCCCCTGGCCATCTCCGGGGCGCGACACGCCGGGATGCGCGTGTGGACGTTCATCGACGAGCGCTCCATGGGATTCTTTGCCCTGGGTATGGCACGGATGTCGCGCCGGCCCGTGGCCGTCGTCACGACGTCCGGCACCGCGGCGGCCAATCTGTTCCCGGCGGTCGTCGAAGCGCGCTACGGGCGGGTGCCGTTGGTGCTGCTCACGGCCGACCGGCCGCGCGAGCTGCGCGATGCGGCCGCCCCCCAGACGATCGATCAACTGCGGCTGTACGGCAGCCACGTCAAGTGGTTCGTCGACGTCGCCTCGCCGGAGGCCACCGACGCGCGGCTTCGCTACTATCGGGCGACGGCCTGCCGCGCGGCCGCGACGGCGATGGAGGCGCCGGCCGGTCCCGTGCACGTGAACGTGCCCCTCCGAGAGCCGCTCGTACCCGTCGTCGATCCGGCGATGCCGCCGGCCGACGCCCGCGCGTCCGACGCGTGGGAAGGGCGGCCCGGGCGGCTGCCCTACGCCGCCGCGGGGCCCAGGCCCGCGGACCCGGGCGCCGTCGAGTCGCTCGGCGCGTCGCTGTCCCGCGTGACGCGGGGCGTGATCCTCGCCGGCCCGCAGTACGATCCGGACCTCCCCGCGGCCGTGTCCCGGCTGGCCGCGGCCACGGGCTTTCCCGTTCTCGCCGATCCGCTGTCGCAGGTGCGGTCGGGCCGCCACGACCGCCGCCTGGTGATCGATGGCTACGACGCGCTGCTCCGGGTGGACGAAGCGGTGGACGCCCTCGCGCCGGAGGTCATCATCCGGCTCGGCGGCGTGCCCGCTTCCAAACCGCTGCTCCGGTATGTGGAGCGGTACGCGCGGGCGCGCCAGATTCTGGTCGACTGCGACGGCTGGATCGATCCCGCCTACGTGACGTCGGACACGGTGCGGGCCGACCCGCGGCCGTGGTGCGACGCGGTGGCGGGGCAGCTCGGCACGGCCCGAGGACGGGAGGGCTCGTCGTGGGCGAGGCGGTGGATGCGGCTCGCGGAGACGTCGCGGGCCGCGATTCGCCGCCGCCTGGACGAGATGGACGAGCCGTTCGAAGGCAAGGCCTTCGCGGAACTATCCGAGCTGCTGCCCGACGGGACCACGCTGTACGTCGGCAACAGCATGCCGGTCCGGGATCTCGACACATTCTTTGCGGGCGCGTCCCGGGCGATCCGCGTCCTGGGCAATCGCGGCGCGAGCGGAATCGACGGCCTCGTCTCGAGCGCGCTCGGCGCGGCGGCCGCATCCGCGCGGGTCGATCCGGCGGTCCCGCCCGGACGGGTCGTGCTCGCGCTCGGCGATCTGTCCTTCTATCACGACCAAAATGGCCTCCTCGCGGCGCGCGCCCATCGGCTGGACGCGACGGTCGTCCTGCTCAATAACGACGGCGGAGGCATCTTCTCGTTCTTGCCCCCGGCCGCGTATCCGGATTACTTCGAGGCCTTGTTCGGGACGCCGACTGCCCTCGAATTTCGCACGGCGGCGCAGCTCTACGAGGCCGCGTTCCTCCGCGCCGAGACGTGGCCGGCGTTTCGAGACGGGATCCGCGCCGCCCAGGACCGTCCCGGCGTCTCGATCGTCGAACTCTGCACCGCGCGCGACCGAAACGTCTCCCTCCACGAGGACGTCTTTGCGGCCGTCCGCACGGCGGTGCGGACGGACCTTCCGCGGGTGCTCGCCGGCGAGGCGTCCTAA